The following coding sequences lie in one Sesamum indicum cultivar Zhongzhi No. 13 linkage group LG9, S_indicum_v1.0, whole genome shotgun sequence genomic window:
- the LOC105171247 gene encoding cytochrome P450 CYP736A12-like — MAWIWTAISVINFLWLLQVLLSLKRNRKLPPGPTGLPIIGHFHLLGKNPHQDFHNLAQKYGPIMYLRFGFVPTIVVSSPAAAELVLKTHDLIFAGRAHHQAAKEISYDKRNIVFAQYGIYWRNMRKLCTLELLSNFKINQFQPMRRAEIEVFVESLQRAAGKRETVDISAKISALIGDMTCLMVFGRKFADGDLDEKGFKAVIGETLQVAALPNIADYFPFLAALDLQGLTRRMKELSKTFDGFLERIIDDHIQNKQEKKHAQDFADTMITIMESGEAGFEFDRRHVKAVLLVIILQEKYKQKIMEWALSELIRHPKAMKKLQQELEKVVGMDQIVEESHLDRLEYLDMVVKETLRLHPAVPLLIHESLEDCVVDQFHVPKGSRLIVNVWSIGKDPNAWREPQKFLPERFIGSNIDLRGQDFQLIPFGSGRRGCPGLQLGLTVVRLVLAQLVHCFDWELPDGMVASELDMAEHFGLVTCRENHLLAVPTYRLLK; from the exons ATGGCCTGGATTTGGACAGCGATATCTGTGATTAATTTTCTTTGGCTCCTTCAGGTGCTGCTAAGCCTGAAAAGGAACAGAAAACTGCCTCCGGGTCCAACAGGTTTGCCAATTATCGGTCATTTCCACCTGTTGGGGAAGAATCCTCACCAAGATTTCCATAATTTAGCCCAAAAATATGGACCCATCATGTACCTACGCTTCGGCTTCGTGCCCACCATTGTCGTATCGTCGCCTGCGGCCGCCGAGCTGGTTCTCAAGACCCATGATCTGATCTTCGCCGGCAGGGCTCATCATCAGGCCGCCAAGGAGATAAGCTACGATAAGAGAAACATCGTCTTCGCACAGTATGGTATTTACTGGCGCAACATGCGCAAATTGTGCACCCTGGAGCTTCTCAGCAACTTCAAGATCAACCAGTTTCAGCCCATGAGGAGGGCTGAGATTGAGGTGTTTGTTGAGTCTCTCCAACGGGCTGCCGGGAAACGGGAAACTGTGGATATCAGTGCGAAAATTTCGGCCTTGATTGGGGATATGACTTGCCTTATGGTGTTTGGGAGGAAGTTCGCTGACGgggatttggatgaaaaaggGTTTAAAGCTGTGATTGGGGAGACCTTGCAGGTGGCCGCTCTGCCTAATATTGCGGATTATTTTCCTTTCCTGGCGGCGCTTGATCTTCAGGGGTTGACCCGACGGATGAAGGAATTGAGCAAGACTTTTGATGGGTTTCTGGAGAGGATTATTGATGATCATATTCAGAACAAGCAAGAGAAGAAGCATGCTCAAGACTTTGCCGATACCATGATCACTATTATGGAGTCTGGAGAAGCCGGATTCGAGTTTGATCGCCGCCATGTCAAGGCTGTGCTCTTGGTAATTATTTTAcaggaaaaatacaagcaaaaaATTA TGGAATGGGCACTTTCAGAACTCATCAGGCACCCAAAAGCAATGAAGAAACTGCAGCAAGAATTGGAAAAAGTAGTCGGCATGGACCAAATAGTGGAGGAATCACACCTCGACAGACTCGAGTACTTGGATATGGTCGTGAAGGAGACACTGAGGCTCCACCCGGCCGTCCCATTGTTAATCCACGAGTCCCTGGAAGATTGCGTAGTCGATCAATTCCATGTGCCGAAAGGATCACGACTCATAGTGAATGTATGGTCCATCGGCAAAGATCCTAATGCTTGGAGAGAGCCTCAAAAGTTTCTGCCAGAGAGGTTCATTGGCAGCAATATAGACCTCCGAGGACAAGATTTTCAGCTCATACCGTTCGGGTCTGGCAGGAGAGGCTGTCCGGGGTTGCAGTTGGGGCTGACGGTGGTCCGTTTAGTGTTGGCACAGTTGGTGCATTGCTTTGATTGGGAGCTCCCTGATGGTATGGTAGCTAGTGAATTGGACATGGCTGAGCACTTTGGCCTGGTGACTTGTAGAGAGAACCATCTCTTGGCTGTTCCGACTTATCGATTGCTTAAATGA